GCGAGGCCAGCTCCAGCGCGTCGCCGACCAGGTCGATGAAGAGGGAGGTCAGCTGTACGCTCTTGGCGCGCACCTGTGCCAGGTCCACCCGCTCCCAGACGTCGAGCGAGGCCTCCAGCGCGGCGAACGACAGCACGTGCGGCGTGCTGACCGTGAAGCGCCTGATGCCGTCGGCGGGGCGGAAGCGCGGCTCGAAGGCGAACGGCTCGGCGTGGCCGTACCAGCCGGACAGCACGTTCTCCGCGGTCTCGTGGTGGCGCGGGTGCACGTAGAGGAACGCGGGGGCGCCGGGGCCCCCGTTGAGGTACTTGTAGGTGCAGCCGAGCGCGAAGTCGGCGGCGGAGACGTCCACCTGGAGCGCCCCGACGCTGTGGCAGAGGTCCCAAATCATCAGCGCGCCCGCCGCCTGGACCCGCGCGGTCGTCTCGGCGATGTCGTAGCGCTCGCCCGTGCGGTAGTTCACCTCGGACAGCAGCACCGCGGCCACGTCGTCGCCGAGCCCCTCGGAGATGTCGCGGATCTCGCAGCCGAGGCCCTCGAGAACGTAGTTGTCGGTCGGGAAGTTGGTCACGTCGGCGACCACGACCTGCCGCGACGGGTTGAGCCGCAGGGCCGCAGCCACCGCCTGGTACACCGCGATCGACGTGGTGTTGCCCACCACCACCGTCCCCGGGCCCACGCCGATCAGCGGGGCGAGCCGGTCGCCCGTGGTGAGCGGCTGGGCGTACCAGCCCGCGCTGTTCCACCCACCGACCAGCTCACGGCCCCACTCGTCCTCGACCGCGCGCCGCACCCGCTCGGAGGTACGGCGCGGCAGCGCGCCGAGGGAGTTGCCGACGAGGTAGACGACCCCGTCGGGCAGCACGAACTCGTCCCTGAACGCCCTCAGCGGATCGGCCTCGTCGAGGGCCAGACAGTCGTCACGATTCACGGTGTTTCTCCCAGAAATATCGCCGCATTCCCTCCCAGGATCCTGGCGCGGGCCCCGTCGGAGAGGAAAGCCGCCCCCCTGACCACGGCGCCCACGGACGACTCGCCCAGCGGGTAGGGGAAGTCGGAGCCGAGCATCACCCTGTCCTCGCCCATGGTGTCCACCAGCAGCCGCAGTGCCCGCTCGTCGAAGACGACG
This window of the Nonomuraea africana genome carries:
- a CDS encoding kynureninase; the protein is MNRDDCLALDEADPLRAFRDEFVLPDGVVYLVGNSLGALPRRTSERVRRAVEDEWGRELVGGWNSAGWYAQPLTTGDRLAPLIGVGPGTVVVGNTTSIAVYQAVAAALRLNPSRQVVVADVTNFPTDNYVLEGLGCEIRDISEGLGDDVAAVLLSEVNYRTGERYDIAETTARVQAAGALMIWDLCHSVGALQVDVSAADFALGCTYKYLNGGPGAPAFLYVHPRHHETAENVLSGWYGHAEPFAFEPRFRPADGIRRFTVSTPHVLSFAALEASLDVWERVDLAQVRAKSVQLTSLFIDLVGDALELASPREPERRGSQVSFLHPDGYPVMRALIDRGVHGDFRAPDILRFGFAPLYIRHVDVYDAAQTLLEVLDKELWRDEKYAQRLAVT